The DNA sequence GAGAAAATGACAAACATGGAAAGAGacacagaatataaaaatgtcaaggaaaagaagaaatgccagcttccttctgggtctcTTTGTCTTCACATCCCCATGCCTGTGCAGGGCTCTCTCCTTCCAGTTCTTCCTGACCCTGGGGGAATGGTTGGCTCGCCCAGTCTTCTGAAGAGTCACTTAGGATCTTTCTGTCCTGTTTCTCTCAGTTGGTGCTGACACCCCGACCACCTGCTGCTTCTTCTATATCTCCCGGCAGATTCCTCGGAAATTTGTGGTCGACTATTATGAGACCAGCAGCCAGTGCTCCAAGCCTGGTGTCATGTAAGGCCCAATCTTCCTGGGGAGGGCAATAGGAGGGCTGAGATGAGCACCCCCCCCAACCTCTTGGAGGACTCAGCCTTCTGAGACCATCGGAGCACAGAACACCAGGGGAGGCCACTGTCTCTGTCCTGGTCTGATGCCTATGGGGAGGCCCTGAAGGAATTGCTCCTGTGTTAAGGTGACAGCAGGAAGTTGGCTTTCTGAGTGGACCCCCATATGAGACCCAGAGGAGGTCATGAACCCCAACATGGAGAGTACATTTTATGAGCCTATGGACAGGACCTGAGAGATCTGAGGCAGAGAAGGATGGAGGGGTCACAGTGGGCCTAGGATTCCCCTGCTACATTCCCCAGTGTGTAATCCTTCCATGCCTCTACACAGTTTCCAAACTAAAAGAGGCTGGCAGATCTGTGCCCACCCGAGGGAGGCCTGGGTCCAGGAGTACATCAGCGACCTGGAGCTGAATGCCTGAGTGGCCTGGAAGCTACAAGGAAGGTGTTCCATCTGTGTGAAGACTGGCACCTGCCCAGGGCAATGACCTTGGAACTCTGGAGGGCACCTCCTCTACGGgtctcacctccccacccccttgccaTACTTTGCAGCCctcttttactttaattttcGTTTATGTATCTTATTTAACTTTTGTAACTTATTTCCATTGTTGACTTGTGTGACGTAATAGATATTTTCTCTGACTTCTCATGACATTCTCTTCACCTGCCCCCCCTTCAGTTTCTCTTCATATTCACTATATGGATCGCTCAGCAGGATGAGCTCTCTCTTGGCGCAGCTCTATCATATATCTCAAACAACAAATGCTCACGGGATGGTTGGCCCGGCACTGCGTTTCAAAATATTGAAGGgcggggggtgcttgggtggctcaatcattaaagcgtctgcctttggctcaggtcatgatcccggggttccgggatggagtccctcatcaggagcctgcttctccctctcccacttcttgcttgtgttccctctctggctggctgtctctccctgtcaaataaataaagtcccttAAAAAATACTGAAGGCTCTTACATAAAAGGTAAAGCAGCATTTTCCTTGGGATGACTCCACTGATTTTGTCTTCCCAACTAATCAGAACCACAGGCTGAGAGGGATACTGTGGGAAGAGTAGAGACATCTGAAGAGGGGCAGAAACCaccagaaagggacagagggcTAGCACAGGGGTACCAGACCCTCGCTGGAGATGCTTTCCTAGAAAGCTGAAACTGACACATTGTTTTATCACTAAGTCATAATCGATACGATCTAGGACATCTTTCTCCTTAAATGACTACAGAGATGACAAAACGTCCTGTGAATGCATATTTATGCACACACCCTCATTTTCCTAAGCGAAGCTTTCTTCAGAACAATgactaatatttgttgagtgtctAGCGAATGCTGGGAGCTTGGATGCTTCTGTTAGCGACAGTCTAGCAAACCTGCCTGCGACCTAGCAAAGACTCCCCATCTGGTCAGCTTCTCAGGTGTTCTGTGCTCTGCTTTCTGGGAGAATGTTCTCCAAAGCCATATCTAAGTTGAGGCTTCGAGGCTGCAGTGGCCAGAGTTagcaaattaaaatacagaatgaatgatgttttagtataagtatgtcccaggcaatatttgggatatactcataaaaaaatcatttggtgTGTGTccgaaattcaaatttaactgggaatCCTGCCTTTTATCTGGGAATTCCACTTAGGGTGAAGACTTTTATAGAGGCTGGCTATTTCCTGTTGGAGTGGGTACCTAAGGAGTTGCTTTCCAACCTTGAATTCATGTTAGAATCCCTTCTGAAAGTTTAGAAACACCAGTGCCAGGACCTCACCTCCAAAGTTATGCATTTAGTTTGGGTTTAGTTAGGTGGGGACTGGGCATCAGTAATTTTGAAATTCCCAAGGTGATGTAAAGCACAggcagtttgaaaaccactgtcagGTGTCATCAGAGCCTGTTTTGGCCAGCCTTGGGGTTTCAGAGGCAATGCAgctcctttcttatttttaagacttctGAGCTGTTTTTGGTTACTTCCATTGGGTGGTTAATTAGAAGCAGAAAATCTGCTAGCTGTTAGCTAGCTGCCAGCTAACATCACTTCTAGAAGTGGATTCAGAAGACCTCTCTCTCAGTGCACGAGCGCTGGTCGGGCGGGTCCCCCTGGTTCCCCCTTTCACAGCCATGCCCCATCTCCCAGGCCACTGACTGCTGTCCCCACAATGCCCTCTGCTGCTGAAATGATGCCATGGGCGCTGGGGTCACGGGAATCTGCTCCTTGCTTCTGGTGGCATCCCAGCTGTGACGTAAGTGCGGGACTGATCATTTTGTCCACAAgataaatgtttgaaaagaaggGATCTGCACAGAGGGTGGATACGGCTGTTTCTGGACCCCACTTTTTCATCCTTCCTTGTCTCCTATCTTCCCATTTCTGCTCATACTAACATCACCTTTTCCCGTCTGCAAGCTCTAGGTTACTGCTGTGCAAACCAGGTTGGTGTGCAGGCAGCAAGAAAAAGAGGGcttccccttaaaaaaaattatttttactaacataaaatgtattacttgccccagggggacaggtctgtgaatcatcagtcttacacacttcacagcactcaccggagcgcataccctccccagtgtccatcgcCCAACCAccgtctccccccccccaaccctcagtttgtttcctgagattaaaagtctgttatggtttgtctccctcccaatcccatcttgttttattttttccttccctactccccaggccccccaaccctgcctctcaaattcaaGAGGGCTTCTCTTAAGGAAactatttttcccccctctctgctaTCAGACAAGCCAATTTCAAAGTGAGCCCTAATGATTTGTGCAAGAATTAGTCAGTCTCCAGCAtcctgaattttcctttttgatgcaACCTTGTTAGGCAGATGGCCTTAGTAAGAATACAGAACAGGCCAGGGAGGAAACCGACTGTTAGACTAGGAGGAGGCATCTTCACTGACTGGCCTCGGCTTCTGCCCTTAGCCGGTTCTGCTCTGCGGGGTGTGGTACATAGGGCACTGCAGTTAGGGATACTTTGAGTGGTAGTACCAGAAAAGCTGACTCAAGCTGTCTTAAGGGATAAAGGGAACCTGTTAGCTCACATTAAGTGAAGCTTCGAGAAGTTGATTAGCTTCAAGCAAAGCTTGATCCAAAGCATTGGATCCTTAGTCCTCAAGTATGATGAAAAACCATGGTTCCTTCTGAATTTCAGATTTCCCTTCAATATGAGAGTTCATCCTAGGACACCCCACTGTAAAGTGAGTCACTTTGCTAGTAGGCACCTTCCAGGATTTACAGATTATCCTCTTGAGACCCCTTCATTGGGCTTCAAGAGGAGGAGAGGTGATGACCTTACCTTCACAAAGGTGGAGCCCACTAGGTtggcctctctctttcttctctctctctccctttattaCTCTCCCCTGAGAGTTAGCAAATAATATTGTTCATCAAGGAACTATGTAGATAGAGGatctgagagaaacagagagtgagACAGTCAgatatacacagagagagagagagagagataagagatAAGGGGATAGGGGGGAGAAAGGAGTATTGGGAAGCAGCTGTGTTCCCACTACATGGACTGAGTTTTCCACTGGATTCCTAGAATGAAGAGTGTGTACATTTAACATTTTGATAGGAACTGGTTATTGCTCTCTACAaacctgatcaaaattccacttttGATactaaaaattagtttaaaacaaaaagaagtatgccttatcaaaaaatgaataaacaaaaaaatgaataaacatttgcATTTCTCATAAGTATGTTGAATTTCCCCTTTTTGAATTTTACAACAAACACCCTGACTAAGTCTTCCTTTCTTATACTTAAAAACATGACCTAGGCCAGGTTTCAGCAAATTTTTCTAaaagggtcagatagtaaatatttttggctttgtaaACATACAGGATCAGATGCAGCTACCAAGTGAAGGCATCCCCGGACACTGTGTAACAGaatgaaactttatttatgaGACTGAATCATAATGGATTTGTTTTGAGAACTATAGCTTGTGAACCGTGATCTCAGTAATCAGTCTGATAAATAAATCTGGTGTTCACAACAGAAGTCTCAGTTGCATATAGTggctgattattttttcttctcttatgttAGCCACTGCTTTTGTGGAGCACGGATTCTAGGAAACTAATATCCAGGCAAGATGTCTATTGCTGTATGCACCTTATTAAGAAATGAGTGATAAGTCCTTCTTGCTGAAGTCACTGGTTTTGGTCTTCTATCTGCATGTAAATCACTTGAGGGTTTGGATCTCCAGCTCCAAACCCAAGAAATTCTGTTGCCAGCATTTTAAACAATCATCCCTTGTGGTTCTGGAATACTAAGAAATGCTGGCATAGGCTTACATCTTCGTTATATTATTTATTAGCTGCCTGAACATGGGCAAGTtgtttcacttctctgagccaaCATTTCCTCTTCTGCCAAATGGAAACCTTGGTGAAATTATTAGGATTGAAAGGACAGTGCATAATTTTTAGGCAAATTTGGTTCATGGGAAAATGCATG is a window from the Neovison vison isolate M4711 chromosome 5, ASM_NN_V1, whole genome shotgun sequence genome containing:
- the LOC122907688 gene encoding C-C motif chemokine 3-like, translating into MEVPAAGLAVLLLTAALCSQTSSSFFGADTPTTCCFFYISRQIPRKFVVDYYETSSQCSKPGVIFQTKRGWQICAHPREAWVQEYISDLELNA